One genomic window of Tribolium castaneum strain GA2 chromosome 10, icTriCast1.1, whole genome shotgun sequence includes the following:
- the LOC659958 gene encoding nipped-B-like protein isoform X1 gives MDREIPSVPITTLAGVASLTDLLPEMPLPTPSPQTLSNKSLLFHPRVAEEAQNLLGVRDEVLVPQLVHSLVQTSAEHIEVKDNYASTETKVDQQESMPELLRAMLDRNPNVFSGSATATLSSAQQWNHTGQPTIPVKESPSTYNQQSPQGSPISPATRQPRPSVITEQKTTPLVNCNSTHISNNAVLNDQDETHKETGTAEQLRQLRKPPKGFSPSQTNDTSQKAQEPESSDSQKPPGELSDARPESMAVSETNSEPENSHQTVIKQPIVKLDRLSVEDQLLMQKSLSKFVETRPKMAKELGIVLSREEKEESDSESDGIDGDKPKRKKEKKRNHNESDDEFVPDTFSALVGSNKKRKVAQKEDKPEPIVVKPKLRRVEKKFVPVLEKLSQEELMETNTYLRFNKSIEHVLKSAEDIDMNEIAEDGIIQEEYLMSRVVMQELCTEAAKLKILGAMEMIPTDKLVRLLNVLEINVRGGDRVSPILDEDNESLRQLWLESTMERVMGAADACLICLYIMTSPNMPKRVYLEEVIDRVVLYIKYHLRNTIFPSFDSTYRLDNKKKDGRKKKATPVSEKSILVLYTKISELVNLLAELLNIQILTDTSVLHASSMGVSPFFVENVSELQLACLKLVTTIFTRYETHRRLLLDDILASIARLPSTKRSLRTYRLNSEEHIQMLTALVLQLIQCVVALPDNLANKNFQDSTQSANVKVVDKDILISSKYDKAASTATTFLSVFLNKCGSKSEDIDYRPLFENFVQDLLSTVNKPEWPATEVLLSFLGRMLVRTFSNKSNDMSLRVASLEYLGVVAARLRRDSVLSRCKLDTIDQMIKDIKSEEMKDNDEQTKKKNMSANTEEERTQFLQRVLLDFLAVNAQNDEAYKYARHFYIAQWYKDAVSEKSQLASGAKDSKKYSRDNHRAKRHNRDSDEGSDSEEEKQDQEQDNADKFKAIEEKKKLLIQRIRPFQETISSGNRVQIFQTYIDYNSAELIAQYLASKRYFSQSFDMYLKAILMVLKETSIAIRTKAMKCLTMIVEADPSVLGRHDMQMGVNHSFLDHSTSVREAAVDLVGKFVLSRPELIDKYYEMLSARILDTGVSVRKRVIKILKDICIECPEFPKIPEICVKMIRRVNDEEGIRKLVMEVFQNMWFTPTKDTSLLRKVMNITDVVASSKEIGLEWFEQLLLSLFKPKEDKDDSTKVQTEPPKALLLACRQIVDCLIENVLRLEETNDSTGSSQRLVACLTTLYLFAKIRPQLLVKHASTLQPYLGLKCQSSGDIQIISSVAKMLELVVPLMDHPSESFLAQLEEDAMKLVLQHQRSIVSSCLSCLGAIVNKVTRNYQLIRDCFKRYNAYMIRFKGWLETENVKYLRDPKFRQYFRRALFTVGLLLRYFDFKDPDVIGDLPLDIKDQVYQSMIYFLHREDLDIQANTLKAIGSICIRHYEFMLEKELKIFYHKFLTSEDTQLKMRVEVLINIESYLVEEENRMIQQDLEWSKRSKEENLKEMGDVSSGMASTVIQLYLKEILQSYLHSDLSVRQAALRVIQLVLQQGLVHPVQIVPYLICMSTDSEKLVSHSADKQLLEIEKKYPGFIHTKSSLGIALSYQLQKILQGNVIVRGSRVREPGEYPSSLNGYLYSILRNSRQQRRALILNILKQFDEQVRTSLSYMLYLADNLAYFPYMVQDEPLFIVHHIDIMISVSGTNLLQSFREGLIMTEAQRMALESGNDNSVQNVVSALDEDDDDEDALVSRVPEDTRQLQAYLTTAQGCLLLLMLKQHLKDIYGLSDSKIQQYSPSEAAKVYEKNASRRINTLFNPKCTIQKLKEGNPPEYLDEEGRRDLIRQYLDFKQLMLKLDPDDPDDEENSKVLTALGSGNVSGAHPSGAATSILTEADQVALENYKDTSPPKVPKLVISSRRLDSDTKRTPRSQRPSEKLKKHRHKKKRRKFVSSSGDESENDYSDPDFLA, from the exons ATGGATCGGGAAATTCCGAGTGTTCCCATCACCACTTTGGCGGGGGTGGCAAGTCTAACAGACT TGCTGCCTGAAATGCCACTACCCACCCCATCCCCTCAAACTCTGAGCAACAAATCTCTGCTATTTCACCCGAGAGTAGCGGAAGAGGCACAAAATTTGCTTGGAGTCCGGGACGAAGTTCTAGTTCCCCAGTTAGTACACTCGTTAGTACAAACTTCAGCGGAACATAT AGAAGTTAAAGATAACTATGCCAGTACTGAGACAAAGGTTGACCAACAGGAAAGCATGCCTGAACTACTTCGCGCGATGCTCGATCGTAACCCGAACGTATTTAGCGGCTCCGCAA caGCAACTTTGTCGTCTGCACAACAATGGAACCACACAGGTCAACCGACGATACCAGTGAAGGAATCACCTTCAACTTACAACCAGCAGTCACCTCAGGGAAGTCCGATTTCACCAGCTACGAGACAACCCAGGCCTTCCGTCATTACCGAACAAAAAACAACTCCTCTCGTTAACTGCAACAGCACTCACATATCTAATAATGCAGTTCTCAACGATCAGGACGAAACCCACAAGGAAACCGGAACTGCTGAACAACTTAGACAATTGAGAAAACCACCCAAAG GTTTTTCGCCGAGTCAGACGAACGACACGTCCCAAAAGGCGCAAGAGCCTGAGAGTTCGGACTCTCAAAAACCCCCGGGCGAACTAAGCGATGCTAGACCCGAATCTATGGCTGTGTCTGAAACAAATTCGGAACCTGAGAATTCTCATCAAACCGTAATAAAACAACCAATTGTAAAACTAGACCGACTATCCGTCGAAGATCAGTTACTAATGCAGAAAAGTCTTTCGAAATTTGTCGAAACGCGACCGAAAATGGCGAAAGAGTTAGGTATTGTACTTTCAAGAGAGGAGAAGGAAGAGTCTGATTCAGAATCGGACGGTATAGACGGCGATAAACCCAAGCGGAAGAAAGAGAAGAAACGAAATCACAACGAAAGCGATGACGAGTTCGTACCGGACACGTTCTCAGCCTTAGTCGGAAGCAATAAAAAGAGGAAAGTCGCACAGAAAGAAGACAAACCGGAACCGATTGTTGTTAAACCGAAATTGAGACGAGTAGAGAAAAAGTTCGTCCCGGTTTTGGAGAAATTGTCGCAAGAGGAGCTTATGGAGACTAACACGTATTTAAGGTTTAACAAGTCTATTGAACACGTTCTTAAATCGGCCGAAGACATTGATATGAACGAAATTG CCGAAGATGGGATTATTCAAGAGGAATATCTTATGAGTCGAGTTGTAATGCAAGAACTGTGTACCGAAGCCGCCAAATTGAAAATACTAGGCGCTATGGAAATGATACCTACTGATAAATTGGTCAGGTTGTTGAACGTTTTGGAAATAAATGTACGAGGAGGAGATAGGGTATCCCCAATACTTGac GAGGATAACGAAAGTCTTCGTCAGTTGTGGCTCGAGAGCACCATGGAGCGCGTAATGGGGGCCGCAGACGCGTGTCTAATATGCCTCTACATAATGACGTCACCCAATATGCCTAAACGAGTCTATTTAGAAGAAGTGATTGATCGTGTAGTACTCTATATCAAATATCATTTGCGCAATACGATTTTTCCATCCTTCGATTCAACGTATAGATTAGATAACAAAAAGAAAGACGGACGGAAAAAGAAAGCAACACCAGTTTCGGAAAAGAGTATACTAGTTTTGTATACGAAAATTTCTGAACTAGTTAATTTATTAGCCGAATTGTTGAACATCCAAATTTTAACTGATACATCCGTGCTACACGCATCATCAATGGGGGTTTCGCCATTTTTTGTGGAAAACGTCAGCGAACTCCAGTTGGCCTGTCTCAAACTTGTAACAACG ATTTTCACGCGTTATGAAACACATCGAAGACTATTGTTAGACGATATCTTGGCTTCTATCGCTCGTCTTCCTAGTACAAAACGTAGCTTACGAACCTATAGGCTAAATAGCGAGGAGCACATCCAAATGTTAACAGCTTTGGTTCTACAATTAATACAGTGTGTTGTCGCATTGCCTGATAATCTagcgaataaaaattttcaagatagcACACAGAGCGCAAACGTGAAAGTT GTGGATAAGGACATTTTAATTAGTAGTAAATATGACAAGGCGGCATCTACCGCAACAACATTTCTTAGTGTGTTCTTGAACAAATGCGGTAGTAAGTCTGAAGATATCGACTATAGGCCGTTGTTTGAGAATTTTGTGCAAGATTTATTATCAACCGTGAATAAGCCTGAATGGCCGGCAACCGAAGTGCTTTTGAGTTTTTTAGGCCGAATGCTTGTCCGCACTTTCTCAAATAAATCGAATGATATGTCACTCAGAGTCGCGAGTTTAGAGTATTTAGGTGTAGTTGCGGCACGATTACGACGCGATAGTGTTCTGTCGCGATGTAAACTAGACACCATCGATCAAATGATAAAAGATATCAAATCTGAAGAAATGAAAGACAATGATGAACAAACAAAGAAAAAGAACATGTCGGCAAACACCGAGGAAGAAAGGACGCAATTTTTGCAGCGTGTCCTTTTAGACTTCCTGGCCGTCAATGCCCAAAATGACGAAGCTTATAAATACGCACGACATTTCTACATCGCTCAGTGGTACAAAGACGCAGTTTCTGAAAAGTCTCAATTGGCATCAGGCGCTAAAGACAGCAAAAAATACTCGAGAGACAATCATCGAGCGAAGCGGCACAACAGAGATAGTGACGAAGGTTCCGACAGTGAAGAGGAAAAGCAAGATCAAGAACAAGACAATGCCGATAAATTCAAAGCAAttgaagaaaagaagaaactaCTAATACAAAGAATTCGGCCGTTTCAAGAAACGATATCATCAGGCAACCGCGTTCAGATTTTTCAAACGTACATCGACTACAACAGTGCCGAACTAATCGCGCAATATCTGGCTTCAAAACGTTACTTTTCGCAGAGCTTCGACATGTACCTGAAAGCG ATACTTATGGTTTTGAAGGAAACTTCAATCGCGATAAGAACCAAAGCTATGAAATGTCTAACAATGATCGTCGAGGCCGATCCCTCGGTTTTAGGCCGTCACGACATGCAAATGGGCGTAAATCATTCCTTTCTCGACCATTCGACTTCGGTACGCGAAGCAGCCGTCGACCTAGTCGGAAAATTTGTCTTGAGCCGTCCCGAACTGATTGATAAATACTACGAAATGCTTTCGGCGCGTATTTTAGACACCGGTGTCAGTGTCCGAAAACGAGTCATAAAAATCCTTAAAGACATTTGCATCGAATGTCCCGAATTTCCCAAAATACCGGAAATTTGCGTTAAAATGATTCGGAGAGTGAACGACGAGGAAGGGATCAGGAAATTAGTAATGGAAGTGTTTCAAAATATGTGGTTTACGCCAACTAAGGACACGTCTTTGTTGCGCAAAGTTATGAACATCACGGATGTCGTAGCCTCGTCCAAGGAAATTGGCCTGGAGTGGTTTGAGCAACTTCTGCTCAGT TTATTTAAGCCGAAAGAAGACAAAGATGACTCGACCAAAGTGCAGACGGAGCCTCCGAAAGCACTGTTACTGGCGTGTCGTCAGATCGTCGATTGTCTGATTGAGAATGTGCTCAGATTGGAGGAAACAAATGATAGTACAGGGTCGTCTCAGCGCTTAGTTGCTTGTCTCACCACTCTTTACTTATTCGCGAAAATAAGACCGCAATTGCTCGTCAAGCATGCAAGTACTCTCCAACCGTATCTCGGATTGAAATGCCAATCAAGCGGGGACATACAGATAATTAGTAGTGTAGCAAAAATGCTAGAGCTTGTTGTGCCTCTGATGGACCATCCCAGTGAATCGTTTTTGGCTCAGTTGGAAGAAGACGCAATGAAATTAGTGTTGCAACATCAAAGATCTATTGTTAGTAGTTGTCTGTCTTGTCTCGGAGCGATTGTCAACAAAGTCACGCGAAATTATCAACTGATTAGGGACTGTTTCAAACGATACAATGCTTATATGATAAGATTCAAAGGTTGGTTGGAGACAGAGAATGTTAAGTATCTCAGGGACCCTAAGTTTAGGCAGTACTTCAGGCGGGCACTTTTCACAGTTGGGTTATTATTGCGGTACTTTGATTTCAAGGATCCTGACGTCATTGGTGATCTACCG TTGGATATCAAAGATCAAGTCTACCAGTCAATGATATACTTTTTGCATCGCGAGGATCTTGATATCCAAGCCAACACACTGAAGGCAATTGGTTCTATTTGTATCCGACATTACGAGTTTATGTTAGAGAAAGAACTGAAAATTTTCTACCACAAATTTCTAACATCTGAAGATACGCAGTTAAAAATGCGTGTCGAGGTTCTTATCAACATTGAAAGTTACTTGGTCGAGGAAGAAAACAGGATGATACAGCAGGATCTTGAAT GGTCAAAACGGTCGAAGGAAGAGAATTTGAAAGAAATGGGTGATGTTAGTTCCGGTATGGCAAGTACAGTTATCCAACTATATTTGAAAGAAATCTTGCAATCGTATCTACACAGCGATTTATCAGTTAGGCAAGCCGCGTTGAGAGTTATTCAGTTGGTGTTGCAACAAGGTTTGGTCCATCCTGTTCAG ATCGTCCCCTATTTGATTTGTATGAGTACCGACTCGGAAAAATTAGTATCCCACAGTGCCGATAAACAACTGCTCGAAATTGAGAAGAAGTATCCTGGTTTTATTCACACGAAATCTTCGCTCGGGATCGCGTTATCTTACCAACTACAGAAGATCTTGCAAGGCAATGTGATTGTGCGAGGATCACGTGTTCGCGAACCTGGCGAATATCCTTCGTCCTTAAACGGTTACTTGTACTCGATATTACGCAATTCTAGACAACAAAGACGTGCCTTaatcttaaatattttgaaacaatttgatGAACAAGTG CGGACGAGTCTATCGTATATGTTGTACTTGGCTGACAATTTGGCGTATTTTCCGTACATGGTGCAAGACGAGCCGCTTTTCATCGTTCACCACATTGACATTATGATCTCAGTATCTGGAACGAATCTACTCCAATCGTTTAGAGag GGTTTGATCATGACCGAAGCTCAACGAATGGCCTTGGAGTCGGGGAATGACAACAGCGTTCAAAACGTAGTGTCAGCCCTCGACGAAGACGACGACGATGAGGATGCGTTAGTTAGTAGAGTACCGGAAGATACGAGACAATTACAAGCTTATCTTACTACAGCACAGGGTTGTTTGCTTTTGCTCATGTTGAAGCAACATTTGAAGGATATTTATGGCCTTAGCGATAG TAAAATACAACAATATTCTCCATCGGAAGCCGCAAAGGTGTACGAGAAAAATGCTTCGCGACGTATCAACACTCTATTTAATCCCAAatgtacaatacaaaagttgaAAGAGGGTAATCCGCCCGAGTATTTGGATGAGGAGGGCAGGAGAGACCTCATTCGGCAATATCTAGAT TTCAAGCAGTTGATGCTGAAGCTGGATCCGGACGATCCGGACGACGAGGAGAATTCAAAGGTGTTGACGGCGTTGGGTTCGGGTAACGTTTCCGGGGCGCACCCGTCAGGAGCCGCTACGTCAATTCTGACCGAGGCCGATCAAGTAGCTTTGGAAAATTATAAG GATACTTCACCGCCAAAAGTGCCCAAATTGGTGATTTCGAGTCGGAGGTTGGATAGTGATACGAAACGTACGCCTCGTTCTCAAAGACCATccgaaaaacttaaaaaacataGACACAAAAAGAAGCGACGGAAGTTTGTTAGTTCATCGGGTGACGAAAGTGAAAATGACTACAGTGACCCGGATTTTTTGGCCTAG